The stretch of DNA TCATTATAAACATAGTCCGCAAGTATTACCCTTGGTTCACTATTAATCTTCTCCATTTCCCGTATTTTTCGTCCTAAATGATCATATTGAAACCAGTTCAACACGGTTAAAGAACTTAGTCCTGTATGCCCCCGCTTAATGACCAATGGCTGGCCGGTAAAATTGTATTTGGTGTTGATTACATCTTTACCCCCCATGTAGTTCTGGTTATGCTGCTGGATCACTCGACCATCCTTATCATAATAGTTCACTGTCCACAGGAAATCAGTACTGCCTAGCACGTTAACCTTCGTTCCAGTTAACAAGCCGCGAACCATATCGCTTTTGGCGTTTAAAGTATCGGTTTGGTAAGGATACGTGCTTGCTTGGGGGAAGGAATAGTCATCATAATAATTGACTGTATACACCTGCGCTACACCGCTGGCAGGAAACGCAGCATTGCTGTAATCACTACCAGTAGCCCTGCTTTCCCATAAGGACGAAATCGCATTTACGGCCGAAACCATCTGGTTTTGTGTAACAGAAGACACATGTATATACTTACCGGTACTCACCACCCTGCCAAATACATCGTATTTTGTGTAGGTCCACTCTTTTGCAGCCCGTTGGTTACCATTCTGTGTCAAAACCAATTGATCCTGTTTATTGTACACCAGGTATTCCCAATCCTTTCCCGGAATCTTCTTTTCTACTAACCGCTTACGACCATCATAATGGTAACCATACATCAGATCTTTGAATTGGGTATCGGTTTCAACAAAACTGCTTACCGTTACTGCCGGAGGGAGCACATAGCGCAGGTTACCGAAATCATCGTATGCATAATAAGTTGACAATGTCTCAATTACTCCCTGCGGATTCTTATTATAGATACGCTTTAATACTACCCTGCCTAGCTTATCCTTGAACTCTTCCATCTTTCCAACCTGACCATTAGCCGTTTTCCAATTTTCATCCATCAGCGTTATCTTGTGTAGCTGACCAACCCCATAGTTAGTCGTCCCGGTAGCACCATTAGTGGTAACTGCCCACAGTTTGACTTCTGTGGCTGTATTGGTGCCGTATTCGGTTTTTACAGTATTACCCAATAAGGTGCTGCCGCCTGCAGCGTCTTTCAATACCCGGAATGCTTTGCCTGGCTGTCCCTGTTCGGTAACACGATTAAGTGGTGAAGGTTCAAATATTTGTTCCGAAAATGGAAAACTGGTCGTATCAACGGATTGTGTCGTAAGCTTATAATGTGCCCACACACCTTGGCCGGCTATTAAGGCATTGCTTCGATAAGCACTTGTGGGACAATCTGACGAAACATAAGGAAGGTATGTCTTTGCCTGTCTGCCAAAAGCATCATATTGCATTGGTTGCACAAGGTCGCGCTTATTCGAGCTCCCCTTTACTGTAACGATCTGCAGTGGACGACCAAGTCCGTCAAAGTACTGAACCTGTTGGTTGACCTCCTCTACAGATAATCCGGAAACCAAAGCCGGGTTGGTAACTCCTGATCTACGAACAGTATGGGTTAAGATGTAGTTTTGATCCTGTGAAGTTTGTTGCTGCAGTACCGTTACCATGATTGCGTTGCTGGAAACAGTCCCATAACAACCATTGGTTACGTTTCTGCGATAATAAGCCGTGGTTGTCAGGGCCGGTGCAGAATAGGTTGCCGCAGTAGCTCCGGAGATATTTGTCCAGGAACTACCGTCCAAGGAGCTTTGCCATTGATAGGTATAATTGCCATCCCCTCCATAAGGAGATGTTTGAGTGAAGGGTGTTGGACTAGAACCCGAACAAATCGTTTGGTTCCCGCTAATTGTTCCTGCTGTTAAGCCTGAACCAATAACCACATCTAAACAGGCAGACTCGATGTAATACTCATCATATGCTGTCACTCTTCCCGAGGTAGCACCACAGTTCCACTTTACCTCTATCCAGCTGCCATGATTAGCAACGATTTCACCGTTTTCCACATTGAAAAAATAAAACGGAGCACTATCTGAAACATAATAATTATAAACAAGCCCGTCAAATACCTCACTCTGCCCAATAATATAACCGATAGCCTTTCCTTTTGAATTGCCGCTTAAAGTCTTTGAAAACCCATTAAAACAAAGCAGTATACTTATAAGTAATAATGAAAAACGATTCACTAAATATTTGAATTTCATAGAAATATTAGTTTAAAAAACAACCAATCTTTGTAATACTCATTACTTGTCTTAATGTTTATAATTATAGTCTAAGACTTTAATGATATTACCATCCTGATCCTTGGTGCATTTTAAGCGGTGATAATCATCATACTCATAATACATCGTTTGACCCTTGATATCGGTAGAACTTGTCATACCTACTAATGGCTTGTAACTATAGCTGCTCATGTGGGCTCCTGCCGGATAGAGTTTAATGTCATCGATCAGCCCGGATCCGTAGAAACTAACTGAAGTAGCGTTAGTAAGGGTACGCTCATAACGGGTCCAGTTATTTAGCGATTGGGTACTTACCGGTGTGCCCAAAGTGCCTCCGGAAATGGTAAGTGATGCCCCCTGTTTAACCCAGTAAGAAAGTATGTAGGTTTGACTGGTCGTTAAACCGCTTCTTGTAATATAATCGGATGTCGTCGTACTCAATGCATAACATTTAGTGCCAATAGGAGCGCTCGGGTCTGTGGAGATACGTCCCTGGTTAAAACTCATATTACCTTTCCCCTCAGCTTCAAAACTTGTATGCGCTATTGTTTGCAACGGTGCATTGATGCCCTGTGCCACCGGGAACTGATTAGCATAATCCCATAAGTAGCTAACCGTTGTCCCGTTAGTAACGGTATACTGACTGAGGTTTCCATAAGAATTGTACTCATCAAACGTTAGCTTTGCTTCGAGACACGGATCGTATACCAGAGTTTCTGTGTTGTTACTAAGGTTTGCTTTTAGTGGTACGTAACTGCTCTTTAACAGAGGCTGCTCCAACACTGATGTATATTCCTTGTCCGGAAGGACGGTGTACTCAGGTGTACCGGTTCTGTTAATTTGCCAGCCTTTGTATCCGGTAAAACTGGCAGAGAGAACTTTTTCCTGACCAGAGATGGTAATGGTCTGCTGGGTTTCCAAAGGCTTTCCGATCATATTTGATCGAACCATAAAGCCTATAGGACAGCTTACAGCACTGGCAAGGCTATCAACCTGACTCACCACTTCTTGTGGATAACGGTAGTAGGTTTTTAACGGTTCATAATTGCTAGTCTGTTCGGTTTGCACCGATAGCTGGCCACGGCTGTTATAGCTATAGCTGGTAGTAGTAGTTGTTGTCCCTGCAGAACTATAGAGAGTTTCCTTCTTCTCCTTTAACTGCTTAGCACCGCTTTCAAGGGTATATTCGCCGAAACGAAAAAATGATGCGATATCGTTGTAGTAAGGTTGCCCCTCAATGTAATAAGCATCCTTCAACCGGGCATAAGGGCGCACCTTTAAGCCGCTAAAAACATTGAAGAAACTCTCATAACTTAGTACTGTTTCCTTTATCTTTTCATAAGCACCTGAAGCCGTCCTTCGGTATTCCAGCTGACTGCTTAGTTTGGGCTTATCCCAATACCGGTAACGGCTGGTATAGTGCGGGTAATCAAAGTATTTGCCTGACATGAAGAGATCCGCTACGGCATAACTGTTGGTACTAAATTGATAACCCAACTCATAATTATAAACGGTCTTACCTGCTGTTACACCCTCTGTAGCGGAACTAATGTATTCCGTTACCTGAGGATAAACCACCGGGCTTGAAATAAAGCCTCCCGGATCCACATCTCCTTGTACACTACTGGAATAGCTTACCACCCGCTGGGCTAACCAGTCGTCCCCGGCATGCAACTGAATCAATGGCGTTTGGCTTGCAAAATGCTTGTAGCTTAACAATAATGTAGCAACGCCGCTGCCGCTTTCATTCAATCCATATACATAGTCCCGAATGATCGACTGACCGGTGACACCGTCAGAACTCTTTATTTGTTTGATCCGTAAGCCTCCGCCATTCATGTCCTTCTCTGCAAGTTCACGGTAACGGTTAGACTCGTAAGTATACTGGGTCGTACCTCCTGTGGGATAGGTAATACTTTTTAGCGAATACATTGTTGGAGGAAAGTAACTATAAAGATCATCCCGCTGGGTGCCTGAGATAAAATGACTCATCGACACCAACCCAGTAGGTGGTTCTTGAGACAATAACCACATTTGATCATCCTCGAACTCCTTATGAAATACGTTATTAGAATTGACTGCCTGGTGGTAGTAACCCCATTGGTCGGCCACAAATGGGGAACCTGCAAGAATCTGATCTTTGTAATAACTGAATTTATACACTTCCACCTTTTTCCCCAGCTGATCACAGATGCTGACAGAGTCCAACAAGCCTCCATTGGAGTGGAACAAGATTTTTTTGTAAAGCTCATTACTTTTATTATAAATGGCAATCGAGGCGATAGATCCATTTGAATGTGAAATCTTTACGGTCTCATTCGGACCGGTGATTTGGTCTATGGCAAAAGAGATATAGGAACCGTCCGCACCTTCATCATTCAAATTGTAGAAAGAACTAAAATAATATATATCATTAAAGGATCTTTCTTCAGCAATGGTAAAGCTTCTGGCCTGAGACTTC from Solitalea canadensis DSM 3403 encodes:
- a CDS encoding DUF6443 domain-containing protein, with the translated sequence MKFKYLVNRFSLLLISILLCFNGFSKTLSGNSKGKAIGYIIGQSEVFDGLVYNYYVSDSAPFYFFNVENGEIVANHGSWIEVKWNCGATSGRVTAYDEYYIESACLDVVIGSGLTAGTISGNQTICSGSSPTPFTQTSPYGGDGNYTYQWQSSLDGSSWTNISGATAATYSAPALTTTAYYRRNVTNGCYGTVSSNAIMVTVLQQQTSQDQNYILTHTVRRSGVTNPALVSGLSVEEVNQQVQYFDGLGRPLQIVTVKGSSNKRDLVQPMQYDAFGRQAKTYLPYVSSDCPTSAYRSNALIAGQGVWAHYKLTTQSVDTTSFPFSEQIFEPSPLNRVTEQGQPGKAFRVLKDAAGGSTLLGNTVKTEYGTNTATEVKLWAVTTNGATGTTNYGVGQLHKITLMDENWKTANGQVGKMEEFKDKLGRVVLKRIYNKNPQGVIETLSTYYAYDDFGNLRYVLPPAVTVSSFVETDTQFKDLMYGYHYDGRKRLVEKKIPGKDWEYLVYNKQDQLVLTQNGNQRAAKEWTYTKYDVFGRVVSTGKYIHVSSVTQNQMVSAVNAISSLWESRATGSDYSNAAFPASGVAQVYTVNYYDDYSFPQASTYPYQTDTLNAKSDMVRGLLTGTKVNVLGSTDFLWTVNYYDKDGRVIQQHNQNYMGGKDVINTKYNFTGQPLVIKRGHTGLSSLTVLNWFQYDHLGRKIREMEKINSEPRVILADYVYNELGQLVTKKLHSTNNGNSYIQTVKYSYNVRGWLKKINDPANISLTSSDKFGLELKYDDGTTPQYNGNISAMSWKNGNRNQLLSYSYTYDGLNRLKDALSHDGTYNETIGGYDLMGNILSLSRSNNVDNLSYIYSGNRLTSVTESLATNTLGQPSGTTTYSAYDANGNLTASTGAKAITISYNTLNLPQTMTISGGTISYTYDATGKKLKKVAGTSTTHYVNGIQYSGNTVEFVQTTEGRAVNKTSSFEYNYNLIDHLGNVRVSLDKAGTLIQESNYYPFGMQIPDKNLVGSTANKYLYNGKELQDEYNLNQYDYGARFYDPVIARWNILDPLQEDEYLSEFDKEYSEELVNEGYDVGDDDLADGRKYAGGIFNLMTPKNAINANTSAVHYNESPYVYVGNNPINFIDPVGLDSISARQLPEVTVATSSDNNNNNNNWLGPVLIMLGQPIKALKPVGACASSPGSSIASWTLAKVLPMESTALKKTQRKVVRVVSKKLAKRVGTRVVGRFLGRLVPYVGWALTAYDVYENKEDIGGALNEWKGGKDASTSWMRNPDGSKKVDYSVCFEAGTFIYSSKDLVPIEKISIGDSVYSYNFSTNQIKLNKVINTLHKETTIVYEVKFGKERIHVTAEHPFYVENLGWMKAKKLKVGYKLKTIKNIPCKISEIKCVSKKVDVYNIEVDGDHNYFVTNTRALVHNKKITILRKKLKNEKSKLSK